AAGTTAATAGCTAACAGGCTGAGCAGTTGTGGCCTGGAATGGCCAAAGGTGGAAGTTCAGATGAGTATGGCCAGTGAAGGGCGAaaacaaaggaaggggaggagctggAGATATACCCTGTTGCTAGGTCGCTTTCTTGCACAAAGGAAGAGACTGACAGCATGAACAAAGCCAACAAGGCTTCCCAAAGCATCCTTCCTCATGCTTGTGCAGGGCCAAAATTGCCTCCCTGGCCCCTCAGTTGCTTGTTggccttgcaggtgagtagggttgcttgagggggggagggaacagcACAACACCGGAGAGATAAAACATCCTGCAAAAAGGTCAcaagtctcttaatgtttttgcTACAACGCACACAGACACTGTTAGCATAGGCAGTTGCCTTTTATtgtgtcagactattggtccatctagcgcagtaatgtttacattgactggcagcagctgtacaggatttcagatgggactTCTCCAGCTCTATCCAGAGAAGTCGGGGATTGcgactggggccttctgcatgcaaaccagatgctctaccactgagctacagcccttacccTACTCTGCTGAAAATTGCTCAAAAGGAGGAGTATCTTGCAGAAAAAAGGGCAGTGATGAACTGGTGACAGTCTCTTGTGGTGAGGTATGGGCAATGTAGGTGGGGAATGTGATCCCAGAGTCTTGGCTCTTCTGCCTCAGCTCTGATGTACAGGTAGCAAGTCAAGGTTAGGCACTGTCAAAGAGGCAAGAATTGTTGTCTGGCTGCACTTTGGAATGAAACTTGGGATGATAAAAGACGAGTGGAGCTGTGACTGGGTCTTGTTAAAGAAATCAGCAAAGCACAGGGGCCAGCAGGACCACTATCCTTGAAAGCCTGCAGCTCTGGGACTGGCTCAGAGACATCATCGGGCATAGGTGTGCCAAGACATCTTCTGGTCAATTCAGTACTGTGGATATGTGCTGTTCAAGGCCATCGCTCACACCAGCCCTTTGTTCCTTCTTCCCAGCATCTCTTGGTCCAGGTATCTTTTCTTTGCATCTTTCACTTTCTCTTCATCACCACCCTCCCCTACAAGGAACTGAATGGCACTCCACGTTGGGATGAACTATTAGCGTGCAACCTCTTTGCCTGTGGCATCTCCACAGCCTTACAGTGCAGTCTGGGAACGAGGTAAGCCAACTCTGGGCAATCCCTGACCCATCAACTCCCACAGTCTTGCCTAGAGGTGCTTTCTTATTGCTCAGGGAGCTGGTTTGGTTTATTAGAAGTCTGAGCAGGGTTAGGGTGCTTGGTGTTCTGGGAAATGCTTATATCTATACAGCTTCTGATTAGCAGCTCCTTCCCTGAGGCTCCCTCCATTTCTTGCAGGCTAATCTCTTCTTTGTCATCCCTGCAGGTTGCCACTGGTTCAGGCTTCATCTTTTGAGTTCCTTATCCCAGCCATGATACTGACCCAACATATGGCTCCCATTCACCAGTCGAAAGGAAATAGTGAGTCATGGGCTAAAACACCAAACCCTCTTCAAAATAGTATAATTAGTGTACAGGACACTAATTGTGGGGCAAAGAGGGCAAGGTTTTCAATGCTACCTCTCTGGAGTTTTGCATCCAGCAAGGGTTTATGTCACACTGTGGTAACCAGCCATCAGTGGCTGCTGTTTGGTTTCACTACGAATATTCACCTCTTGGCACTGAAATGTATATTCCAAAAATAAGTACAACCATCTTCTGTTAGCTTTGGCAGGCCAAGGTGCACAGCTTGCCTTGCTGGTTCAGAGCAATTGCCATTTAGTCCAGCCTGCTGTCCAACAATAGTCAGTCACTTGTTTCTTGAAAAGCTTGCAAGCCAGGTGTGAAGGTAATAgctattttctgtttgttttttttaatttgccatCATCCTTTGGCAATTACAGATGTACTGCTTCTGACCTTGGAGGTTCAATTTCActgccatggctagtagccagggaTAACCCATGCTTCCATAGATTTATAAGATCACCCATGTCAATGTGGCCATCACAACTTAATTTAGCCATGCATCTAGCACATTGTGTgacatacttccttttgtctgtcaatGACCAGTACTGTGTGAGAGAAAATTCATCTGCCTCACTTTCCCCTATTTTGGGTCTTTGACCACAAataaacttgattgattgattgagaaaATTCTCTACATATCCACTTTAGTTCTTTCATAATTCTCTGCCACATTTTCCCCCAGTTGTGTCTTTCTAAATGAAAAACTCAAATCTCCTATCTTGTATATTTAGGTAGCCAATAAGGATGCAGTTGTCACTATTTGCCTCCGGTGACTGGTTTCAGCCCTTGATCCTTGTTTCCTTCCTCAACTCCACATCTTCTCTAGAATCCTTGCTTATCCCAGACAACAGCATTCCATTTGGAAGCAATGACTTCAGAGGATCAGTTTTAAAAGATCTGCAATCTGTTTAACATTAACTTGAGTTCTGGGATCTTTCTCTTTTCTTCATCTCCTTCTTAATTTCAGTATCTAACCAACTCACATTTATCTGTCCTTGCCCTCTCTCCAGGCACTGAGGCCCCTGATATATGTGCTGGGTCAAATTGTGAAAATTCAAGAAACTGGGATCAGTTTTGCCATGAGGTTGGTAGCTTTGATCTGTTCAACTCAATACAAGAGAGGCTGGCATGGGGGAAAGGGGCAGATATCAGTAAAATATGGGCTCTCGGGTCCCTTTGAACATGAGAGATCATTTTGGTGGTAATGCCAAGCCAGAGGTGTTATGagagtttacttatttatttttacatttatatcccacctttcctccaaggagctcagtgtgGCTTACATGCTCACCCTTCCACATCTTATCCTCCCAATAGCCCTGTGTGgttggttagactgagagactgacTGGCTCAAGACCATCCAGTGAGGTTCATGtcttagtggggatttgaacctcggTCTCCCTGGTCCAAGgttaacactctaaccacatttcagccaggcaaaaatcctCAACGAaggtgtgaagcagagccagtgagcaGAGTGGCCAGGAGAGAGGGAGTGCATCTGGAGAGGGGTGTGGTGTGAGGAGAGCCCCTAGGGTCAGCTAGAGAGgattggagggccacatgtggccccaGGTCCTGaggtttccccaccccagctTATAACCTGATACTGTTCTGTCTATCTTTTCCTCCCAGGTGTCTGGTGCAGTGTTGATCTCGGCCCTGGTGCAGATGGCGCTGGGAGTGTCAGGTGCCTGTGGGTGGGTTGCCCATCGCTGTGGGCCCATGGTTCTGGCCCCAAGCCTTTCTGTCATTGGACTTTCAGCATACAGGCCTGCTGCTCTTCTCTGCTCTGAAAACTGGGGAGTTGCTCTGCTGTAGGTTCTTCCAAATGCTGACTGCTAGCTTTCTTCAAAAGAACAGCCAAAGGTTTAGGTGCCTTTCTCAGTTATCATCCAGCAAGTGGTTCTCTAAGAAGTGGGTTGAGAGCTGATTGGATGGGGGAGCTCCAGTAGCTATGTTTGGTGCCTTCTCAAAGGAAGGCTATGAAGGGAGttaactgggcatatttagtgTTGAAATTAAAATTCAGATACATTCAATGTACAGCGGCTTTCTTGCAGTGAAATTGCCAGATTCTAATTCAAATGTAAGCAAAAAGTCTTAAATCCCACAAAACCTAAGGTTGGATTCACAGGCTTGCCAGCAGAACGGGGTAGGCAGAAAGTGACTTTCCTACTGCTTCCTGGCAGCCATCTGTGCCACAACCCACCCCATTCAGGAGGGTTCTTGATTATGACAGAGAGCTTGAGGTCCTCatgaacaggggtgtagttgtctggggtcccgGATAAGACCCTTTACTGTTttaggagcaggatcccagccaggtccctgtgtatgagccaatcagcatgaaaaaggagtgtgtcagccactgagaacagtccttgcccttttatgctgattggagccaatcagggtgaaaggaggttagtcagccactgagaagagtcttctcagtagctaccacacagcttcccctttcatgctgattcgcTGCTAGGGATATCTGTTACAGTGGAGTGTCTACTTgccagatgacagggagagcaagggagataagGGAAAGTGAAAAAGGGTGTGGCTATGATGAGGGTGTGGCTTGACttatcatggagggaccctgcatttctgaattttccactacactaTCGTTTATGAAACTTAAGCACAACCTGAATATTTGCCAACACTCAAAATTTCTTTTCAAAGTAcaaggtcacatctacaccataaatttaaaacacatggaatccccgaaagaatcctgagaactgtagcgtatcccccccacagagctataaatctcagcacctttaacaaactacaattcccaggattctttgggggaagcaatgtgctttaaatgtgtggtgtggatgtgaaagttaaatgtgtggtgtggaagtTGTGCAAAATGTTATATCCTGTGTAAGATTCCAGAGTTAAACTCGTGTTTCAATATTTGTTTCTATTCTAATATTAGTGCTGGGATAGCGAGAATATAATGTTCATTTCCAGAGTTTTCCTAACAAGGTGAAGGGAATGGGAAAAGAACATTGGGTTGTATTGGGGAAAGGGGTATCAATTCTTTTATTCAACCAAGAGATCTCTTGGAGCTGAACTGTTTTTATCAAGGTAGCTTTTGGGGTGTACATCTCCCCTGTTCAGGATCAAGCATTCTGTATACCTATAGCAGCATTTTGATGAGTATCACTCATTATCTCTTTTTAGGTTTGTGTTGCTGGCTATTTTGCTATCCCAGCATCTGGCTTCCTGCCGATTGCCCATCTGCCAGTGGAACCAAGCAAGAAGATTCTCTCTAAAATTGAGTGGCCCAGCACTGCACTTGTTTTCGGTATGATTTCATGAACTAACAGTACTGCCAGACTTGGTCCCTTTTCCACtatcctcttcccctgccccccatctCCTTCTACTCCCTAAATCTCCAGTGCATCTAAAGCCCTGAGGTGAGCTTAATCCTCATGTAGGGGTTAGCTACCTTTGCACCTGGCCCATTACATTATAGACATTCCAGGCATTACAATAAGCCTGAAGGAGGCGTGGGCTGGCTACTTGTTTCTATTCCATGGGGCTCTGGGGCATATTTACATTACTTATTTAAACTAGATTAAAAGTAATTAATTCCTTTACCTAAGGGAATCCTGGTAACTATAGTTGTGTGCAGAAAGAACGGTGAAGATGAAACGTGTAAAATTGATGTATGTTGTGGTAGCTATGCCCACTTTCTCTTGTTCAAGAAGCAAGTGCTTTGCCCCTCCCAAATCTATGTTTCACAGGATTGCTGTAGGTCTCTCTTTAGGGATGTGCCGGCTCCACTCTGCCTTTACAAAGCTGACTCCCGTTGTATACTGATTAACAGGGAGAATCTCATTTGCCTTCAGATGTAAATTCATCCAAAGCCTGTTGTTGAACAACCTGAGCATCTGGTTTGGAAGGATAttaatgacagacagacagatagattgaTTAAATAAGTCATGGTCTGGAGTGTGTAATGCCCTTGACGCTGGAATGGCGGAGGAGGCTTGTGTCCTTTGGCATGATGCAGGTAGATCCAGGGAACAGCATGCAAGACAGGTAGGTGGATTCTTGCTTTCACTCTTGCATTCCTGTAGATTTTGCTGCCCTTCTCTGGGATCTGGCTTGTCTGTGGGATTCTGAGATCTGTTCCAAACGCTTGGGATATGTTGCATCCTTCCACACGCCACTTAACCCTCACCAACAGCACCCTGCAGTCCCCATGGCTCAAGGTGCCTTACCCAGGTAATTAATGGTTTAATCAAACTGCCCTTCCATTGGCTTGGTGGCTGGACTTCACTTCctcatcatttttttttctaCAGGTGAGCAAGGCTGGCCAGTACTTAGTACCCGTGCAACTGCCATTGGTGCTGCCATGGGTGTTACAGCAAGTGTGAATTCTGTAGGCTGCTATCTGCTATGCAGCAAGGCACTAAGGGATCCACCCCCACTACAGCATTCATGCAACAGAGGGCTCTGTACTGAGGGCCTTGGCACCCTCCTGTCAGCTCTGCTGGGGAGTGTATCTGGAACTGCATCTAGCATGCCCAATGCTTGTGCCAGCAGTCTGACCCAGGTATGAGGATGGGCCGGGACCTTGGGATTTATCTGTAAAAGTTCAGAGTAGGCACTGAAATCTGCTATGGATTGCTGTCCTCAAACAATATTGGTACATGAGCTCCAGTTTCAGAGGTTGCCTTAGCTGCCCTAAACCTCATCATGCCCATTAATATACAAAGCTGCTTTCTGCTGAGTTAGAGACAATTGACTCTTCTACCTAgtactgtcttcactgactggcagcagcagctcttgtTGTTCACATATACagccctgaacaactcaggaccagttcacctgaaagactgtctgtgCCTGTATGGACCTGTGAGATCACTTAAATCATCTGGGAAAATTCTGCTAATGGTATTGCACTTTACAGAATGTCATAAAGTGATAATCTGAAAATAGTCTTTTCTTGACCCTGCgctatggaatgcccttcttTCGGCCATATGTGAAGTGGCAGCCATCAGCTGCTTCAGCCATCTTGTAAAGACATATCTTTCCCAGGCTTTCGTTGGCTCATATGTTTGGACCCTGTTTTTATTTGTATGAATTCACTCAATTAATGTTTTATATTCTTATATACAACTGTTGTACTTGTTTTATGCTCTATATTTTActcttttttgctgtttttatgttgtagaccacttaattttaaaaaaaccttaagtGGTTTATGAATAAGGACTCTGACAGAGAGTTTTTTTTCCTGCCCTGCTACTCAAGACCCCACTTTTTACTGAAAACTCCAGACAAGGTTAGCCCAAGCTATTTGCTGCCCAAGGTGGAGGGCAAGATGGTGGGccctccccattccacatacagaagtcaactagactggcagctgaatcttacctcAGCACTGGTGATGGAATAGCATCCACCACCATCCCTGAGGCAACAGATCAAATTAGGGGACCTAGGATAGGCCATTAATAACAACAAGGAAATGGCTGAGAGGCTTAGGAGGAATGGCCAAGGACTATTGCTGCTATCCCTAGGATTTGCCACCTGAGGCGGTTGCCTCACTCTTCCTAATTGTAGGGAGTGGTCCTGACTCCAGGCATTGAGCCTcagaaagcatgtgctttaccacttaGATACACAAGCAAATTTCTGTACTATTATTTGGTACTGCATCTGTTACAAGCTGAAGCTTTTCATGTTCTGGTCCCAGAAGGAGAAGAGGCTCATAAACCGTAATCAGCTGGTGCTGCTGAGGATACTACATCGCCTTTACAGCTTCCTCTTCACCAAATTGCAGTGTTGCCACTTCTTTTGGCCACAAGAATTTACAGTTGCCTTCAGGAGCAAAGCCAAATATGTTAAACCTTTAGAGAACAGCAAGCAATCTTTTCCTTTCCCCGTAGCTTCTGCTTAGAGAAACATGGCATGTTGTAAGTCAGGGATGGGAacacccagatgttgctggactacagttcccatcatccctgaccattggccatgctggctggggctgatgggagttagagtccaacaccAATGTAAGTCTAAGTCAAAATGAGGTCACAGGAGAAATCAGTGCTCAGATTACAGGAAAGCCAGAGGGAGCATAGCCTTCTAACCTTTTGAATTTGTTCCTGACGACTCTTTTTAGGAAGCTACAGAAGGAGGAATGATTTGGCTCAAACTAGAGGCAAGAGATAGGGCATGTAGATGTTATCCAACCGCCATACTTTCCTCTTCATAAGGAGTCAATGCATCTCAGAACTGCCCATCCACAGGGTGCCATGGTAACATGTCCAATGGTATCTTGAAGGGAAGTGGGGGGTTGGAACAGGCGAAAACTCAGCCTATCTTCAATGTCACAGAATGAGTGGCTTCCCACAGAGAGAATGCAGCGTGTTGAGAAGTCTGTTCTCAATGTTCATCCTGCTTCTATAGGTTTTCCTCCATCCACTGCTGTCCCTGCCTTGTCACCCTGTAGAATACAGAGAGAACTGTGGGGTGAATGTGCATGGTGAAACATAAAACCAGCCCAGTATGGCTGTGGTTTTGCAGAGGCGCACACTCACACCCTGTTTCCTATATTCAGGCTACCTCATTCCGCACAGTGTGGATCAGTGCCTTGGCGTGTGTACTTTTGGGCCTGTCTCCCCGGCTCATGGGAATTCTTACCACCATCCCTCTGGGAATTCATGGTAATAAATACTTTCTTTGCTTCCCCTTTTTCCTACTATCTAGCCCATTCACTCCCTCCCAGGTTGGGGCATCTCTCACTGCTGTCTACTTTACAATGCACACCGGAGAGATGAATTAATGTTGCCTGATTTTGATCAACATCAAAAGAGAAACAACAGGGTAGTTATGGAATTTATTCCTGCCCTCTGAGTACTCCATGGGAGTCCCAGACCTCTGAATATGTGGGTGCACTTCCTGGCTAGGGTGGCCAGTTATGCCTTGCCAAAAAAGTGTGCAAAATTTGCATATGGTGATGTATATGTGTagacacaaatttagaaataattgttataatttaaatagatatAAATGCATCTCACCACAATGGGAAGACACCAGatgacttgtgtgcctgctcagtttgctgacCAGGTATTGCTGACTGTTGATAGGGAACTTCATGGCTCTCCCACTCTTCTTATGcttatctttaaaccaggcttGGCCCAGACAGCTCTCAAATAAAGGATGCCttcaaaatagaggactgtcctctgtaaaatatTTCTGGCTGTGTTGGTGAATAGCAGGGGTggccttctcttccttcccttctccattcaTTGCCTTTTCTAAAGTCAGTTCTGTTGTGCTCCTGTCTTTCTTGTTATCCTTAGGAGGAGTGCTCTGTGTGACATACAGCGTGGCTGTGGGCACCGGCGTCTCTTACTTTCAATACACAAACATTGACTCCGGCAGGAACATCTTCATTGTGGGCTTCACCATGTTCATGGGATTGTTGGTTCCGAAGTGGCTCTTGACTGCACCAGGGTCCCTGGCCACAGGTGCTGAAAGGGGGATGAGATGGCTTGCATGCTCAGGACTGGGGGAGAAGAAAAACATTTGAGAGACTGTCTTCTGCAGTACAGTTAGACCCATAATAGGATTCTGAAGTTGggtcccccccaccccaaaatagctaGATTAACATATTCTGGGTGTGAGTAAAGATTGGGGGATGGGGGAATTCTTAAAGTTAAAAATTTCACAAATATTTATCTTCCCCAAACTAAGTTGAAATTTTTGTACTTTGTGGAGTGTGCCCTGTTTGTGTGTTCCTTGTCCTTGGATCCCATATTTACTTATCATCTGAAACTGGAAATAAATGTTACCCTGTATGtaaaaaagcaaaaatatttctctttgcATGATATATTGCATGCAAGGTACCAGGTTATCAGGTTATGGCTCTTCTAAGGTAACTGTGTGTTCTCTCTGCAGGTTGTGTCCCTGCagaccttttctttctctctctgctgatGGTTCCTGCCTTCATAACTGGATTCCTATCCTTCTTCTTGGAGAACACAGTCTCAGGTGAGAAAGTCACATGTTACTTCATTTTAATGGTTTTACTGTCCCCCCACCTGTGCTCAGTTCCAGATATGTGTCGGCAGTAAGGCTTCTGTTAGTTGTTTGTAACGGTATTTCATCACCAGAGGATAATAATGACTTCAGGTAAGAATTGGTAGAATTGGAATTTGCTGACCACATAGAGCTAGGAAATCTTATAGGATAGGAGCTGCTATGATGGGAATTCTTTAAGCATGGCCTGATTCATAGTACAGTTGCTATTATAGTGATTATGACAATTTTGGCACAAGAGTAAATGATCCTAAAACATCCTCTTCAAGGTTTCTAAGAGTTGTTTTGCTCATCAGTCACAATGTAAGACAGCAACCTTGAATTAGTGACGCATGGGGGCATTACTGTTCTGCTTTCCACCACAAGGTGAAGTATGTTTGTCTAAAGTGTGCAACcgagccttctctgttgtgacACCCCAACTGTGGAACTCCCACCTAAGAGTGCTTAGATTGACCCCTCATTAATGGTTTTTAGGTGGGCATTCAAGATACATCTGTTCCTTTAAGACTTTGATGAATTTTAATTCCTTCCTGCTTATGGTTTGGTTTTATTGGCTTGTACTAATGTTTTCTGGTTTTATAGTTTGAATTATTTAaatagtttattttaatgttgtagaCTGCATTGGATGTCCTTTGGGGAgttgaaaggtggtatataaataatttaatcAGTAAAGTGGTTGTGCCAGTTGGTTAGAGAGCACTGTGTGAA
This DNA window, taken from Rhineura floridana isolate rRhiFlo1 chromosome 2, rRhiFlo1.hap2, whole genome shotgun sequence, encodes the following:
- the SLC23A3 gene encoding solute carrier family 23 member 3 isoform X1, which encodes MFTLTGSSCTGFQMGLLQLYPEKSGIATGAFCMQTRCSTTELQPLPYSAENCSKGGVSCRKKGSDELVTVSCGEHLLVQVSFLCIFHFLFITTLPYKELNGTPRWDELLACNLFACGISTALQCSLGTRLPLVQASSFEFLIPAMILTQHMAPIHQSKGNSTEAPDICAGSNCENSRNWDQFCHEVSGAVLISALVQMALGVSGACGWVAHRCGPMVLAPSLSVIGLSAYRPAALLCSENWGVALLFVLLAILLSQHLASCRLPICQWNQARRFSLKLSGPALHLFSILLPFSGIWLVCGILRSVPNAWDMLHPSTRHLTLTNSTLQSPWLKVPYPGEQGWPVLSTRATAIGAAMGVTASVNSVGCYLLCSKALRDPPPLQHSCNRGLCTEGLGTLLSALLGSVSGTASSMPNACASSLTQATSFRTVWISALACVLLGLSPRLMGILTTIPLGIHGGVLCVTYSVAVGTGVSYFQYTNIDSGRNIFIVGFTMFMGLLVPKWLLTAPGSLATGCVPADLFFLSLLMVPAFITGFLSFFLENTVSGTLQERGLLNLSSSSKPEAGENNLQQSRKNSAQRDKLPLILRKHLLPSWCKGFPFCFLCPLGDDKDKIVNIYPLEELHRSERETTDLLLKPETVKLESELELETVQEPGITQTNLENHKCGKPIADMMAPLC
- the SLC23A3 gene encoding solute carrier family 23 member 3 isoform X2; this encodes MNKANKASQSILPHACAGPKLPPWPLSCLLALQHLLVQVSFLCIFHFLFITTLPYKELNGTPRWDELLACNLFACGISTALQCSLGTRLPLVQASSFEFLIPAMILTQHMAPIHQSKGNSTEAPDICAGSNCENSRNWDQFCHEVSGAVLISALVQMALGVSGACGWVAHRCGPMVLAPSLSVIGLSAYRPAALLCSENWGVALLFVLLAILLSQHLASCRLPICQWNQARRFSLKLSGPALHLFSILLPFSGIWLVCGILRSVPNAWDMLHPSTRHLTLTNSTLQSPWLKVPYPGEQGWPVLSTRATAIGAAMGVTASVNSVGCYLLCSKALRDPPPLQHSCNRGLCTEGLGTLLSALLGSVSGTASSMPNACASSLTQATSFRTVWISALACVLLGLSPRLMGILTTIPLGIHGGVLCVTYSVAVGTGVSYFQYTNIDSGRNIFIVGFTMFMGLLVPKWLLTAPGSLATGCVPADLFFLSLLMVPAFITGFLSFFLENTVSGTLQERGLLNLSSSSKPEAGENNLQQSRKNSAQRDKLPLILRKHLLPSWCKGFPFCFLCPLGDDKDKIVNIYPLEELHRSERETTDLLLKPETVKLESELELETVQEPGITQTNLENHKCGKPIADMMAPLC